Genomic DNA from Sphingomonas lacunae:
CCGCCGATTTCGGCGCCAATGACATCATCCGAAACATAGGGGCGGAAAGCCGGTCGGGCCAGCAGGGCGGCGAGACCCTCAGCTGTTGCGCGGTCCTGTGCCGCCAGAGTCACCGCAGCCGGAAGACCGGCACCGACTTCATGCGCAAAGGTCGGCCCGGACAACACGGCGACAGGCCCCGACCAGCCGACAGCCTCCACCACTTCGTTCATCAGGCGGGCACTGCCCTGCTCCATGCCCTTGCTGCACAGGATCAATGGCTGGCCATGGTCAGGCAGCTCACCGATCAGCCGGCCAAGATGCTGAGCCGGAGCAACTACCAGCACAGCGGCGCAATCCTGCAGGTCAGCCATGGCGCCGGTCGCGACAATCGAGGCGTGCAGTGCTACACCCGACAGGAACAGCGGATTGGCATGGTTCCGGTTGACAGCGTCCACCACCTCGGCCTCATAGGCCCACAGGCGCACAGCTGTGCCATCGCTGGCCACCATCTGGGCCAGCGCCGTGCCCCAGGCTCCACCGCCGATGATACCGATTGGCTGGGCAGCGCTCATGCCTTTACCCCCGCACCGCGCACCGTTTCGGCATCGGGATCGAGCGGCCATCGCGGACGGGCCGGGACGTCGAGCGTATCCGTCAGGCCAGCAGCAAAACGCTCCGCC
This window encodes:
- a CDS encoding NAD(P)H-dependent glycerol-3-phosphate dehydrogenase, which codes for MSAAQPIGIIGGGAWGTALAQMVASDGTAVRLWAYEAEVVDAVNRNHANPLFLSGVALHASIVATGAMADLQDCAAVLVVAPAQHLGRLIGELPDHGQPLILCSKGMEQGSARLMNEVVEAVGWSGPVAVLSGPTFAHEVGAGLPAAVTLAAQDRATAEGLAALLARPAFRPYVSDDVIGAEIGGVVKNVLAIACGVVEGAGLGQNARAALISRGFAEMTRYGLARGARLETLAGLAGLGDLVLTCSSTSSRNFSLGRGLGEGRDAASLMADRRTVAEGAFSAAVLVADAGARGVDMPICHAVARLIAGEVAVREVIGELLSRPLTGEGWNRLG